The stretch of DNA CTCGGTGGTCTCGGCTGGGGTCTGATGCCGCTCAGTCTTGTCGATGAGGACCTCCAGACCGGACGCCTCATCGCTTTGAATGTCGAGCCCTACACTGATTTTTCCATACCGATTTATCTGATGCGCAAGCGCAAAAAATTCCAGGGCCCCTGCAGCGAGCTCATGTGGAATATCCTCTCGGCCGTCGATCTGAACAGCAGCAGCTGGATCGGCGACCGGGAAGATGGTTGATGAGCGCGGATCCTACATCCCGTAACGCGCCCTCAGAAGTTTCAGAGGCGGGGCACCGGAACCAAGCAGCTGATCATGGAAGGCTTTTTCCTGGAATCCAGGCTGCTTTTCCGCGGCCTTGCGCATGGATGCGAACTGCTGATAGCCATAGAAATAGGTCGTGAGCTGCACGCTGGAAAGCTGCGCCCGCCGCCATTTGCCCACGGCCTCGGCCCTTTCCTGATAGGTTTCTTCCATCAGAAGGCGCATGGCCTCCTCTTCCGACATGTTCTGCGTGTGAACGCCATAATCCAGCAGCGTATTGGCAATCGCACGGGCCAGAAGTTTCAGCTGCACCATCTTGATGCGCGGTCCTCCAAAGCCATGGTTGGCCATCACTTCCTCGCTGTACATCGCCCAGCCTTCGGTATAGGGACCGTTGCCGAAAATCGCGCGCAGAGGATGCCGTGATTTCACCGCATGCATGGCCTGAAGGCAATGTCCCGGCACGGCCTCATGCAGCATGAGTTCGATCAGCATGTTCTTATTATACTCACGATAAAAGGAATCCTTCTCGTTCGGTGCGGGCGGCTCGATCGCGACGAAGTTTTCAAACTTCTCATCGAAAGGTCCCGAGGACTGGCTATAGGCACCGGCAAAGCCCGCATTGAACGCCGGCATTCGGATGACCTTGCACTTTTCATCAGGCACAGTCAGGATCTGCCGCTCCCGAATAAAAGCGGTCGCGGAATCAATGGCGGCTTCGGCTTCGTGAAAGAGCGTGGCATCGGTGGGCTGCTCCAAAGCCATGCGATCCAAAACGGCCCGTACCAGTTTCCGGCGCTCCTTCGGATCCTGACTCGGCTTCGCCGGCTTTCCGAGCAGCTCGGGGCTCAGGCGGACAGCAACGTCGTACATGTCATTCAGCGTTTTATCCAGGGCTTCACGAGCCGATTGGGCCAGCGCTTCGGGACGAATGCCATCGACCAGATCATAGCGCATCTTCCGCGCATACAGCTCGGGACCGAGGCGGAAATTGCGATCGCTCCTGGGCAGCACCTCTTTTTCCAAAAAGGTCTTCAATTCCTGAAGGGATTTTTGCGCGGATTGAGCGGCTACGGTCAAAGCCTGGGCCTGAGCCGGCACCGCCTTGAGCATCGGCTTGATTCCGTTCTGGCAAAGATCAAGGAGACCGTCTGTCTGCAGAATGGCCGTTTGCGTGTCGAGCTTCGAAGGATTTTCCAGGCGTTCGCGTGCCGCGGCCACCACCTTGTCCACACCCTTCAGCCGCTTCAGAAGGGCCTCGGCGCGAGCCTCGGGCGTGCCATAGGCCTGCGAGATGAGGTTATCGAGGCCCAGGCTCAGGACACCGACATAGGCCATCGCCGAGGTGCGATAAGGGGCGAGGTTCTGCATTTCAAAGAGGCGGCCTTCCACTTCATTGGTCAGCACCGCGGCATCCACCTGATTATCGGGGCTCAGCTGTTTGGTATCGGTGGCCTTCAGGACTTCGTAATACTTTTGATAGAAGGCCCTGATGCGTGCCTCGCCCGCCTTGCTGTAATCACCCCACTCGCCGTCGCGGCGGTGATCGCCCAGCGAGCTGGCCATCACGGGAAAAAGTTCCAGGTATTCTTCGATAAAGGCCTGGCTCAATTTCTTGAAAGCCTGATCGGCCGGGTTGAGTGGCTGTTCCTGGGCGTGTTGTGAAGCATCCTCTTTGGGAACTGATGTACAGGCCATGGATCCAAAGGTCAGAAGGGCCGCGCTCAAGGAAGCGCAATAGAGACGTGAAATGATCTTGGGGCATTCATTCATGGGACTCGGTTTCCTTGCACGGAGAGACTTGTTTTCCAGTGACTACACGAGTGTAAGGTGGGGAGCAAGGAAATTGCCAAAAAGAGCCAGGATGCCGCACAATAGGTGAGGCCCCTCGGATGAAAATGGAGAGCCGCATGCGCAAAATTTTTATTCTTCTCTTCGGCATCAGCCTCGCTCCCTTGCAAGCCGAGGAAGGAAATCTGGGACTGATGCTCGGAGCCAAAGCCGGCTTCTATCAAACCAGTGGCAATCTCTTCGCGGACAAAAATCTGCAAGGCGGGGGACTGACCGTGAAACTCATCCCCGATGACTTCGGCAAGGCTTCGCTGCAGGACAGCTGGACTTCGGAGCTCGGCTGGATGCTGTCCCTTGACGTCGACAGGCTGAGCGGCAAGTCGCATGCGAAGGCCCACTCGCCTTTCTCGTCGCAGGAGGACATTCAACTCGCATGGAGCGTGGCCGCGCTTTACGTCTGC from Oligoflexus sp. encodes:
- a CDS encoding DUF885 domain-containing protein, coding for MNECPKIISRLYCASLSAALLTFGSMACTSVPKEDASQHAQEQPLNPADQAFKKLSQAFIEEYLELFPVMASSLGDHRRDGEWGDYSKAGEARIRAFYQKYYEVLKATDTKQLSPDNQVDAAVLTNEVEGRLFEMQNLAPYRTSAMAYVGVLSLGLDNLISQAYGTPEARAEALLKRLKGVDKVVAAARERLENPSKLDTQTAILQTDGLLDLCQNGIKPMLKAVPAQAQALTVAAQSAQKSLQELKTFLEKEVLPRSDRNFRLGPELYARKMRYDLVDGIRPEALAQSAREALDKTLNDMYDVAVRLSPELLGKPAKPSQDPKERRKLVRAVLDRMALEQPTDATLFHEAEAAIDSATAFIRERQILTVPDEKCKVIRMPAFNAGFAGAYSQSSGPFDEKFENFVAIEPPAPNEKDSFYREYNKNMLIELMLHEAVPGHCLQAMHAVKSRHPLRAIFGNGPYTEGWAMYSEEVMANHGFGGPRIKMVQLKLLARAIANTLLDYGVHTQNMSEEEAMRLLMEETYQERAEAVGKWRRAQLSSVQLTTYFYGYQQFASMRKAAEKQPGFQEKAFHDQLLGSGAPPLKLLRARYGM